From the Argentina anserina chromosome 3, drPotAnse1.1, whole genome shotgun sequence genome, the window ACCTCGTTATGTGCTGAGCTCTGGCTAAGATTGTTACTTCCATCAGAAGTTTGGTAGAAACGGGGGAGCTAACTCCGGCATATTCTTCTGCGGATGAGTAGTCAAGAGCAAGCAGTCAATTGCAGTGATCAGAGAAAGAGACTAGAGAAGTTGATGAAGTGCAGAATGGAATTGCGATCAACAAAGTGTAACgaaaataaagaagaaatttaagttttttCTTCAGAATGGAAGGTGAACAAGATGAAGAACAAATGCAATGGTTCAATACTGTAGTTGGAATATAGTATGAACTTGAGGTCAACTACCATCAGAATTTAGTCAATTTACACAATACACAAGTTTTCAAAGCCAGGTAATATCAATTAataaactttttttctttcaataatATGATCAATATTAAATTATCCATGTGATTGAAGGTGTTTATATatctattgcatttgatttATAGTACTCTTCCCCATTCAAGTAAGATTTGTAGTGCTCTTTGTAGATTATTTTATTTACCATAATGAAGTTTGGACTGCCATAGGGATCTTAGATCTGTATCCTGAGCAGCATGAACACGAAGCGAGCCAGtgacaagaaagagaaaagaggtTAGGTGCCAAAATTCAAAACATGACTAATCCTAAGTTACAAACAGATGTTTAAGGGAACTCATTGCTCGAGAGATGGAATTCCTCTCTAACACTGCCCAGTTTCAATCTGATTAAAGGTATGTGCTTTGTTTTTCTATCTCAGATTAacatttttgttcttctttctaAATGCTTCCATCTAGAAAAAGTGCTTGTTTCCATCACAATATGTGTAAAATCTATCTAGAAATTAAAGAACTATAATTTATCAAGGCTACTAATTTCCTCTGCCTCAGTCACTCAGTGTCTAGGCCAACCTAATCATATGCGTGACTACGTTGTTTAATATATTAtgtactttaaaaaaaattatttgatgCAAAAGTTCCACCAATTATATGTTCTGATCATAAATTACTGATGAGCATAAAACTTCAACCACCGGTGTgtgatttctctctctctctctttttttccctCTTTTTTGTGTCTTTCAGAAGGAGGCTATCTTTTAGAACAGAAAAAAGGAGTGCAGACGTTACACCTCAAATGTTTGACATCAAATGATCAAAGTACATTCAATCAAATGCTACACATTCTTTTCCGGACACAGAAAAATAGTTGCTTatcaaaggaaaaagaaacttCACAAGATTCTATACATTATTCAATTCAGCCTTGAATAGATACCATGCCAGGATGTTATTATGGAAATACGACAGCTTCACTGGCAATAGTGATCTTCAATTCTCCTATTCACCAAACTGTCTCAACTTGTGAGGAAGAATGCAGCATCCCCCAAACCGCTGCTGCATGTAGATTATCACAGCAAAAAGTAGACCTCCACAAGGAACAACGACATTCCAAGAGGTAGAGTGATAGAATGCCGCAGAACTTGGATAAATGTACGAGTCATTCAGTTGACTATGAGCAGATGTATGAGCCTTGTAAAGAGCGTATGCATGTGGCATCACTCGAACAAAAGTTGTACCAACAAAGAAGGAAACTGCAAGAGACTTTTCCTTTGATTTCCGGGAGAAGTTGAGCACAATTTGAGGTAGTAAGAACCAATCCAAGACCAGACCAGCACAAGTTTTCAGAACAGTCCCCAAAGTATCATGACCAAGGTACCTTGAAACCATCTCAACAATATAGTCCCTCTTCCCCCATATTATCATGAACAAAGCGAAAAATGACCCTGCAACATATACTGGTAAAGCGGAAAGGAGAGCAAGCTTCCCCAGGGCCCATGCCTTATTTTTGTTTCGATTTGCTAACCTCGCTAACCATGTTAACAGAAGAAACCTCAGTGGAAGCAAGAAATTTGCAACTTTTACAATTAGTTCAAGGAATTCAAGCCATCCAATGGTTTCGGGGAACATCGATTGGCTACTGTGCACATCAAAGTAAAGAGGAAGCATGTAGCCTAGACCAAGAATATACAGCATGCAGATGGAAATGAAGGGACGAATCTCGGGATGCCAGCTTCTCATATGATAGAGTTGCAATATCCCAGAGACATATCCAACTGTATTGGATATACTATCCAAAAGGATCTCTACATCCTTCCTCCTTTTGGATTGTGCTACTCTATAACTGTAAATAGCAGCTGTCAATTCCACTCTCTCAAAATATAGACGATCAGACTTGTTTCGTGTGCTTTCAATGCTTCCAATAATAGAACTAGTGTTTGGATATGGTGGACGAAACTCAAAGTGGATTACCATCTCACAGTCTATAGAATCATTTGTTGGCTGTTGGTATATGTTAGTGCTCAGATCTCGGCAACCTACCATACACAGCCTTCCTTCTGTATCATCATACATTCCTTCAGCAGAAATCACCATTGCGACTTGAGAATTTTGATTGAAGAATCCTTTCGGCAACTGAACCCCACCGTCTGGTTTGATGTCTATTCTGTAGCTAATGTTGTGAGGGTTTCTTAGGTTGTATGTATGCCTCACAGGAGGACATTCAGACCCTAGAGGGCAGTCTTCAGTTCCATCTTCAATTGAATATGACCGCGGATCGTAAAACTGTTTTCCAACAGAGAGAGGGACAGAATAACCCCATCCAATTTCTTCTCCTGCAGAATTCATGGCTGATATATGAAATATCATTGCAGACGAAAACGGATGTGAGTAAATGTACTTATTGACATTTTCATTTCCAGTCTTCTTTATGTGGCACAACTTTATCACCTGGTCTATTTTTGTATACTCATATGCCTGACCCGGAAGTGTAAACCTGGACCAATCATTCTGACCACTTTCAAATGTAATGTTCTCAAAGTAATCTGATTCTGCCGCGGTCTGGTTGCTCCAAATTTGTCCCCGGATGCTACTAGTATTTCCGATTGTCCACCTTGAAGGAAACCTGAAGCTCAATCTTACTGAACAATCACCCAAATAGCTGGTATTTAAGTGATCCGTTGCATTCAAGAATCGACAAGCAGCAAAAATTACCTGATTTGACATGGCGTCCCATGAACCTTCCCCAACCAAGGTTGCACTTGGATCGAAAGGCCACTGACTCTGTCTGTCACTTCCTGAGAAATCTACCAGAACTCGCATCTTTTGTTTATCCTCCAAACACTCGATATTCTTCAATGACACGATTCCAGGCACATAAGACACAGAAAGAGGGGAGCAGTTCTTTACCAAGCCGATATTCAGACAGCGGCTTGGATACTTCAGTACAAAATAGCGATCCAGTACTAAATTTGAGATCACAGAGCAAAATCTCCCTATTTTTAAAGAACTTGAAGGAGAATCAATTTTATCATAAGAGCTGTCATGAGACTTAATTGAAGCTAGACTGTACTGGTAGTTCATGGAAGGAAGCATTGACATAGAAATTGGTCCAAAATAGTTTGGATCATCATGAGAATTTACCAAGCTCTCTAAGGTTCCACTGATCAAGCTCGTAAGACTACTGGAATTCTTGAGTTTGTGGAGCTTAAGAACTACAGGAATTTCAAGTATATTACCTTGTTTCGAGTAACGAGAACCTGATCCAACCATACAAAGCTCCCCAGAAGCTTCTGACCATATCCCTTTTAGCTTAAAGCTTGTCAAATGTTGTACATTTGAAGCTGATTCCGATCCGATGTCAGTGGCTTGCCCGCTGCTTGTGGACGTCCCAACAAGGTAATATGTACTGGTGTCTTTTGGAAATTCAAGACTTCCTTGGACCCTGAACAGGCCTGCTTGTTCTTCTGCTGCTCCATCATACCAGAAGCGGAATACGATTGAGTTTTGTACAACTCCATGATTTGAGCTCTGATTAAGGAAAATGTTACTTCCATTAGAAGTGTGGTAGAAACCTGTAATGCTATGGACGGAGGAATGAACTCCGGCATATCCTGCTGGAGTTGAGTAGTCGGCAGCAATTGAAGTGCAATGATCAGCAAAAGAAACCAGAGCAGCTGAAGCACAGAATTGAACCGAGTCTAACATAAATATGACGAAGACAGTGAACAAAATCAGATGTTTCTTGAAGAAAATCATCTTAGGAGAAAGATGAtcgaacaagaacaagaacaagaacaagaacaacaacGCCAACAACTAACTGATGCAATATATATTCGATGTACGTGCATATATTCTGAACATTTAGCAACCACCATTAGAGCCTTTTTTAATCGGGTAAAATGTCAATGAGATTCCAAAGTTTCATATGATtatagttttatttatttatctatTCTCGATCGGAATATTCATACTGCTCATCGTGACTTTTTGAGTTACCAAAATGTGAGTTTGAATTTACATCTTAATCGACCAAAGAAAACTATAAATTGAATCTCTATGTTAGCTCAATCagtttatatatatgctaTTTATTTGAACTCATTTGCATGAATTAGTAGCAAATATCGTAATTGGAAAATATTTTAGCGCTATAATATTTCGTCTCAATCTCACATGGCATATCACGCCACCTTATCATATcagtaattataaataatcacaaatgtcatttttgaatgaaaaaacAATCTTATTCTTGTAAATCCAATGACTCTAGATAATTATAAACAAACTTGTAGTTTTttctatcatttattttttttaaatgtaataaaaaatacaatatatacaaaatatgcatgaaatatatagatatatatatatatatatatttgtatgtgTACTCGCcggagatatatatatatatatatatatattctaattttggcacacttttcggtcaaatttttcatcacaaatgattcaatatttaggtatgttattaaagatcatctctacaaagtttcatcaaatttaacaatggtttgaactttcaaaatacagatttacacgaatggttcacgttgaatagatttaatttgttcattgatttaatctaatttcaatatcttAACGATaaccgaattagatgaaactttgtaaagATAATCTTTAATAgcattgtaataacccgactTTTCGGGACGATTTATTGGATTGATGCTAAGTTTATtaagtttgtgaaattttttaaacgtgtttgtttcgctttgcgacgtcggaaatcgaaaacggaaacgttatcggaacgtttatttagaaaaaagttacgtttccgcgacgtgagaatcgacttttgctccgtcgctcgtttgtgaaaacttccttcatgaaagttgtagagctcgtcgatacgaattcgtggacacgtcacgcgttctaatcgaacgtcgtacgtaaaagttattaacgatggaagtagttttccgattttggaaacgggtataaaaagataattaatggagctagggtttccatttctggaaacccccaccccgcgcctccctttctccttttctctcttctctctcttcctccccgagctctctctctctctccctcactgtCCTCGTCGGCGATCTCCTTCACCGGCCGTCCGTGTCACACACCGCCGGCCCAGGAAGCATCGTGCGGCCCTCCGCAGTCGAtcccgaggtcgacgcacctTCTCGCGCCGTCGTGAGCCCTCGCACTCCGACCCGAGCCTACGCGATTTCTGTCGCCGTTCCTCCGGTGGCAATCCGACTTCTCCAAGGTCGAATCGAGGTGAGCTAGCCTATTttggttgttgtgatgttgATTGGTGTGTTTTTGGATGATTTTGTGGAGGATtagaggagatcggaggaggagggaatTGGtgaggttaccgccgccttaggcgccGCGTGTGGGGCGTGGAGTagcctagaggcggcgtgaggccgtgggaaggaagaggggagaaaatGGAGGAGTTTTTGgtcggcggtggcgtgctacgcgccggtctTAGGGTCGGcacgtgggccccacgcgcggtcgctggaggtggcgcgtgtaccctaCGCatcggaggtggcgcgtgtaccctacgcgccgccacgtgcggcggcgcgtgaatagtgttttcgaaaacagtaaatttgtaaattttatttttacgaacggtgaatgtaaaaaagtaatttacatatagtgaaatgtaaatttattttacgtacggtaattgtaaatgtaaattacgtacattaaaggtaaaagtaatttcggaaggATAAatcgtaattattatttactgagacagtatttacgattgaatagtatgcatacgtaaacagtatgtacacgtacagaaatacgtaacaatatatatttgtacagtaatacatgaatagtaacttcgtgaacattaatttcgtaaaacaagaaattgttgaacagtaaaatattattactgtttcgctATTTaagttttacgtaacgattctaaattcatttcttatcttttcaaggtgatcgatacttCAAGTAAGGATTTACATTCGGAAATCGTAGaaattacgctcgagattataaggtgagtaaaatctcacatttacgaatctacccttgcggagattcaagattatgcggaaatttaaagaatgaaatatgacatgtatatgatatagtggaatgtgtatttgtataaatggtaaatatgtacatatatatagtttgctatattatatactgtcatgttTTTCGTTGCGAATAAGATCATTTTAatgatgagatatatatattgagcttgttgatttgattgtacaatataacttgatgattattgtacggggttttaacattgagttttgttataacgtgttttgtcttcggacatgtttaTGTCTTTGacccagtcttcggacgtgttggcatgtcggaacctagcctttggccggacaaaagttacaatacagttagagctctagtctgtctgctagggtactgcataagaggtaacagatgagttatcggcttatgagtaccatatttttgatatttgatttaacaggtggttgtccaatgtcggcggcgtactacatgaggggtaacagaggtgtacaaTCGCTCATgcgtacccgtattataaatgcatttgggtaaacagagagGTTACCCAActtctcatgagcatatatactttc encodes:
- the LOC126787076 gene encoding uncharacterized protein LOC126787076 encodes the protein MIFFKKHLILFTVFVIFMLDSVQFCASAALVSFADHCTSIAADYSTPAGYAGVHSSVHSITGFYHTSNGSNIFLNQSSNHGVVQNSIVFRFWYDGAAEEQAGLFRVQGSLEFPKDTSTYYLVGTSTSSGQATDIGSESASNVQHLTSFKLKGIWSEASGELCMVGSGSRYSKQGNILEIPVVLKLHKLKNSSSLTSLISGTLESLVNSHDDPNYFGPISMSMLPSMNYQYSLASIKSHDSSYDKIDSPSSSLKIGRFCSVISNLVLDRYFVLKYPSRCLNIGLVKNCSPLSVSYVPGIVSLKNIECLEDKQKMRVLVDFSGSDRQSQWPFDPSATLVGEGSWDAMSNQVIFAACRFLNATDHLNTSYLGDCSVRLSFRFPSRWTIGNTSSIRGQIWSNQTAAESDYFENITFESGQNDWSRFTLPGQAYEYTKIDQVIKLCHIKKTGNENVNKYIYSHPFSSAMIFHISAMNSAGEEIGWGYSVPLSVGKQFYDPRSYSIEDGTEDCPLGSECPPVRHTYNLRNPHNISYRIDIKPDGGVQLPKGFFNQNSQVAMVISAEGMYDDTEGRLCMVGCRDLSTNIYQQPTNDSIDCEMVIHFEFRPPYPNTSSIIGSIESTRNKSDRLYFERVELTAAIYSYRVAQSKRRKDVEILLDSISNTVGYVSGILQLYHMRSWHPEIRPFISICMLYILGLGYMLPLYFDVHSSQSMFPETIGWLEFLELIVKVANFLLPLRFLLLTWLARLANRNKNKAWALGKLALLSALPVYVAGSFFALFMIIWGKRDYIVEMVSRYLGHDTLGTVLKTCAGLVLDWFLLPQIVLNFSRKSKEKSLAVSFFVGTTFVRVMPHAYALYKAHTSAHSQLNDSYIYPSSAAFYHSTSWNVVVPCGGLLFAVIIYMQQRFGGCCILPHKLRQFGE